One genomic segment of Labrus bergylta chromosome 17, fLabBer1.1, whole genome shotgun sequence includes these proteins:
- the gas1b gene encoding growth arrest-specific protein 1, with product MENRAILMERVVLLTCSVLILIIGSCIGSPNHSRRPVCWKAILKCHGEPECHYAYDQYLYACASVITGERKRCPSHCISSLIQLNLTQSGPDLEECDCALDPVCRSTKQAIEPCLPRTSTMGCTEARRQCEQDSSCSSAMRDYLFQCRKLFGGEKCSDGCRRVIANMRSIPKAQQLDTCVCDGTDRNICEYVKVSMKTFCSDSADRFAGSGFSDSEEDSEDDYIDQEDYQYVENSSDSLLCRTLISILTTTLVFTRLI from the coding sequence ATGGAAAATCGTGCCATATTGATGGAGCGAGTGGTGCTTTTGACATGCAGTGTGTTGATCCTGATCATCGGCTCATGCATCGGCTCTCCTAACCACAGTCGCCGGCCGGTCTGCTGGAAAGCCATCCTCAAGTGCCACGGGGAGCCGGAGTGCCATTACGCTTACGATCAATACCTCTACGCGTGCGCTTCTGTCATCACCGGGGAGCGCAAGAGGTGTCCCAGCCACTGCATCTCGTCTCTGATCCAGCTCAATTTAACCCAAAGCGGCCCGGACCTGGAGGAGTGCGACTGCGCCCTCGACCCGGTCTGCAGGAGCACCAAACAAGCCATCGAGCCGTGTCTGCCGCGCACCAGCACCATGGGCTGCACGGAGGCCCGGCGGCAGTGCGAGCAGGACTCGTCGTGCAGCTCCGCGATGAGGGATTACTTGTTTCAGTGCAGGAAACTTTTCGGGGGGGAAAAGTGCTCGGACGGGTGCCGGAGGGTGATCGCGAACATGCGCTCCATACCCAAAGCGCAGCAGCTGGACACGTGTGTGTGCGACGGCACGGACAGGAACATTTGTGAGTACGTGAAAGTCAGCATGAAAACTTTCTGCTCGGATTCCGCCGATAGGTTCGCGGGGAGCGGATTTTCAGACTCCGAGGAGGACTCTGAGGATGATTACATCGATCAGGAGGATTATCAATACGTGGAGAACTCGAGTGACTCCTTGCTTTGTCGGACTCTGATCTCTATCCTCACAACCACTTTGGTTTTTACGAGATTAATATGA